One genomic region from Pseudorca crassidens isolate mPseCra1 chromosome 11, mPseCra1.hap1, whole genome shotgun sequence encodes:
- the ZNF641 gene encoding zinc finger protein 641 isoform X2, with translation MLSEQTAALGTGWESMSVQLDGAEPQVERGSQEEGPWRTAPGPLEHLCCDLEEEPQSLQEKAQSAPWVPAIPQEGSTGDWEMAAALLAAGSQEEWRSLDPSQTDFYGEYVMQENCGIVVSLRFPIPKLDMLSQLEGGEEQWVPDPQDLEERDILKVTYTGDGSEHEGDTPELEAEPPRMLSSVSEDTVLWNPEQDESWDSMPRSSRGMLLGPPFLQEDSFSNLLCSTEMDSLLRPHTCPQCGKQFVWGSHLARHQQTHTGERPYSCLKCEKSFGRRHHLIRHQKTHLHDKPSKCSECGKNFRCNSHLASHQRVHAEGKSCKGQEVGESPGARKRQRAPPVPKCHVCTECGKSFGRRHHLVRHWLTHTGEKPFQCPRCEKSFGRKHHLDRHLLTHQGQSPRSSWDRGTSVF, from the exons ATGCTTTCAGAACAGACTGCAGCCTTGGGGACAGGATGGGAGTCAATGAGTGTTCAGCTGGATGGAGCAGAGCCCCAGGTGGAAAGGGGAAGCCAGGAAGAGGGGCCATGGAGGACAGCACCAGGGCCACTGGAGCACCTGTGCTGTGACCTTGAAGAGGAGCCACAGTCGCTTCAGGAGAAGG CTCAGTCGGCTCCCTGGGTTCCTGCCATTCCCCAGGAAGGGAGCACTGGAGATTGGGAGATGGCAGCTGCACTGCTTGCAGCTGGATCACAG GAGGAGTGGCGGAGCCTGGACCCTTCTCAGACAGACTTTTATGGAGAATACGTCATGCAGGAAAACTGTGGGATAGTAGTCTCTCTAA GATTTCCAATCCCCAAACTGGACATGCTTTCTCAACTAGAAGGAGGGGAAGAGCAATGGGTTCCTGACCCCCAGGACTTAGAAGAGAGGGACATTCTGAAGGTCACATATACAG GAGATGGAAGTGAGCACGAAGGGGATACCCCTGAACTAGAAGCAGAACCTCCCAGAATGTTATCTAGTGTGTCTGAAGATACCGTTCTCTGGAACCCAGAGCAGGATGAGAGCTGGGATTCCATGCCCAGGAGCTCCAGAGGCATGCTCCTTGGCCCACCATTTCTTCAGGAAGATAGCTTCTCAAACCTTCTGTGTAGCACAGAAATGGATTCCCTGTTAAGACCGCACACGTGCCCCCAGTGTGGGAAACAGTTTGTGTGGGGCTCCCACCTTGCCAggcaccagcaaacacacactgGGGAGAGGCCCTACAGCTGCCTCAAGTGTGAGAAGAGCTTTGGGAGAAGACATCACCTGATCCGACACCAGAAAACCCACCTACATGACAAACCCAGCAAGTGCTCTGAGTGTGGCAAGAATTTCCGATGCAACTCCCATCTGGCCAGCCACCAGAGAGTACATGCAGAAGGCAAGTCCTGCAAGGGCCAAGAGGTTGGAGAGAGCCCTGGGGCTCGGAAGCGGCAGCGCGCTCCCCCAGTGCCGAAGTGCCACGTGTGCACTGAGTGTGGGAAGAGCTTTGGCCGACGGCACCACCTGGTGAGACACTGGCTGACGCACACCGGGGAGAAGCCCTTCCAGTGCCCGCGCTGTGAGAAGAGCTTCGGCCGTAAACATCACCTGGACAGGCACCTGCTGACCCACCAGGGACAGAGTCCCCGGAGCAGCTGGGACAGAGGGACAtctgtcttttaa
- the ZNF641 gene encoding zinc finger protein 641 isoform X1, translated as MLSEQTAALGTGWESMSVQLDGAEPQVERGSQEEGPWRTAPGPLEHLCCDLEEEPQSLQEKAQSAPWVPAIPQEGSTGDWEMAAALLAAGSQGLVTIKDVSLCFSQEEWRSLDPSQTDFYGEYVMQENCGIVVSLRFPIPKLDMLSQLEGGEEQWVPDPQDLEERDILKVTYTGDGSEHEGDTPELEAEPPRMLSSVSEDTVLWNPEQDESWDSMPRSSRGMLLGPPFLQEDSFSNLLCSTEMDSLLRPHTCPQCGKQFVWGSHLARHQQTHTGERPYSCLKCEKSFGRRHHLIRHQKTHLHDKPSKCSECGKNFRCNSHLASHQRVHAEGKSCKGQEVGESPGARKRQRAPPVPKCHVCTECGKSFGRRHHLVRHWLTHTGEKPFQCPRCEKSFGRKHHLDRHLLTHQGQSPRSSWDRGTSVF; from the exons ATGCTTTCAGAACAGACTGCAGCCTTGGGGACAGGATGGGAGTCAATGAGTGTTCAGCTGGATGGAGCAGAGCCCCAGGTGGAAAGGGGAAGCCAGGAAGAGGGGCCATGGAGGACAGCACCAGGGCCACTGGAGCACCTGTGCTGTGACCTTGAAGAGGAGCCACAGTCGCTTCAGGAGAAGG CTCAGTCGGCTCCCTGGGTTCCTGCCATTCCCCAGGAAGGGAGCACTGGAGATTGGGAGATGGCAGCTGCACTGCTTGCAGCTGGATCACAG GGCCTGGTAACCATCAAGGATGTGTCACTGTGTTTCTCTCAGGAGGAGTGGCGGAGCCTGGACCCTTCTCAGACAGACTTTTATGGAGAATACGTCATGCAGGAAAACTGTGGGATAGTAGTCTCTCTAA GATTTCCAATCCCCAAACTGGACATGCTTTCTCAACTAGAAGGAGGGGAAGAGCAATGGGTTCCTGACCCCCAGGACTTAGAAGAGAGGGACATTCTGAAGGTCACATATACAG GAGATGGAAGTGAGCACGAAGGGGATACCCCTGAACTAGAAGCAGAACCTCCCAGAATGTTATCTAGTGTGTCTGAAGATACCGTTCTCTGGAACCCAGAGCAGGATGAGAGCTGGGATTCCATGCCCAGGAGCTCCAGAGGCATGCTCCTTGGCCCACCATTTCTTCAGGAAGATAGCTTCTCAAACCTTCTGTGTAGCACAGAAATGGATTCCCTGTTAAGACCGCACACGTGCCCCCAGTGTGGGAAACAGTTTGTGTGGGGCTCCCACCTTGCCAggcaccagcaaacacacactgGGGAGAGGCCCTACAGCTGCCTCAAGTGTGAGAAGAGCTTTGGGAGAAGACATCACCTGATCCGACACCAGAAAACCCACCTACATGACAAACCCAGCAAGTGCTCTGAGTGTGGCAAGAATTTCCGATGCAACTCCCATCTGGCCAGCCACCAGAGAGTACATGCAGAAGGCAAGTCCTGCAAGGGCCAAGAGGTTGGAGAGAGCCCTGGGGCTCGGAAGCGGCAGCGCGCTCCCCCAGTGCCGAAGTGCCACGTGTGCACTGAGTGTGGGAAGAGCTTTGGCCGACGGCACCACCTGGTGAGACACTGGCTGACGCACACCGGGGAGAAGCCCTTCCAGTGCCCGCGCTGTGAGAAGAGCTTCGGCCGTAAACATCACCTGGACAGGCACCTGCTGACCCACCAGGGACAGAGTCCCCGGAGCAGCTGGGACAGAGGGACAtctgtcttttaa